One stretch of Paramormyrops kingsleyae isolate MSU_618 chromosome 4, PKINGS_0.4, whole genome shotgun sequence DNA includes these proteins:
- the LOC140588733 gene encoding tripartite motif-containing protein 16-like, translating into MEEASSALDPNQFSCPICLDLLKDPVTIPCGHSYCMSCIKSCWDHKDHAGVYSCPQCRQTFTPRPVLGRNTILAEVVEKLKKTGLQATIPADHYAGPGDVECDVCTGRKHKAVKSCLVCLASYCDTDLQLHNKLHHTKQHKLIDAISCLQDKVCSHHDKPLEIYCRTDQQCICYLCTMDKHRGHDTVSAATGREELQKQMGETQREFQQRIQMREKELQELREAVVSFTSSAQSAVEDSERIFTEMIRSIERRRSQVTKLIRDQEKAAVSQAEGDMKRLKQEIDELKRRHSELEQLSHTEDHIHFLQRCQGLPVTPEAGFGPRISVYPRHSFENVRKVVSELKNQLENVCEKKTAEIHHTVIKDTILPVLVPRTRAEFLQYSCQLTLDPNTANRNLRLSEGNRVVTWKREIQSHPDHQERFDSWTQVLCTESLTGCCYWEVEWSGRWVGIAITYKGISRKGWSNNSGLGSNDKSWCLYCSGSRYSFLHNNVATAVSGPPSPRIGVYLDHRAGTLSFYSVSDTVTLLHRVQTTFTEPLYPGFYLHDSTVKLC; encoded by the exons ATGGAAGAAGCCAGTTCAGCACTGGATCCAAACCAGTTCAGCTGTCCAATCTGtctggatctactgaaggatccagtgactATTCCCTGTGgtcacagttactgtatgagctgcattaagagctgctgggatcacaaggatcatgctggagtttacagctgcccccagtgcagacagaccttcacacccagacctgttctgggcagaaacaccatactggctgaagtggtggagaaactgaagaagactggactacaagcaACTATtcctgctgaccattatgctggacctggagatgtggagtgtgacgtctgtactgggagaaaacacaaagctgtcaagtcctgcctggtgtgtctggcctccTACTGTGACACCGACCTGCAACTTCACAATAAACTTCACCACACAAAACAACACAAGCTCATTGATGCCATCAGCTGTTTGCAGGACAAGGTCTGCTCTCACcatgacaaacccctggagatctactgccgtaccgaccagcagtgtatctgttatCTCTGTACGATGGATAaacacagaggccatgatacagtctcTGCTGCTACAGGAAGGGAGGAGTTACAG AAACAAATGGGTGAAACTCAGagggaatttcagcagagaattcagatgagagagaaggagctacaggagctgagagaggctgtggtctcattcaca agctcagcacagtcagcagtggaggacagtgagaggatcttcactgagatgatccgctccattgagagaagacgctctcaggtgacaaagctgatcagagatcaggagaaggctgcagtgagtcaggcAGAAGGAGACATGAagagactgaagcaggagattgatgaactgaagaggagacactctgagctggagcagctttcacacacagaggatcacatccatttcctccag aggTGCCAGGGTCTTCCAGTCAcccctgaagctggatttggacccagaatcTCTGTCTATCCACGCCACTCTTTTGAGAATGTGAGGAAGGTGGTTTCTGAACTGAAGAATCAACTAGAAAATGTTTGCGAAAAGAAAACGGCAGAGATCCATCATACag ttatcaaagacaccatcctaccggtattagtgcccaggaccagagcagaattcttacaat ATTCCTGTCAGCTCActctggaccccaacacagcaaacagaaacctCCGTCTGTCTGAAGGGAACAGAGTGGTGACATGGAAGAGAGAGATACAGTCACATCCTGATCACCAGGAGAGGTTTGACTCATGGACCCAAGTGCTGTGTACAGAGAGTCTGACTGGGTGCTGCTACTGGGAGGTTGAGTGGAGCGGCAGATGGGTTGGTATAGCCATCACATATAAAGGGATCAGCAGGAAAGGATGGAGTAACAACAGCGGGCTTGGAAGCAATGACAAGTCCTGGTGTTTGTACTGCTCAGGCTCCCGTTACTCATTCCTGCACAATAATGTAGCAACTGCAGTATctggccccccctcccccaggataGGAGTGTACCTGGATCACAGGGCAggaactctgtccttctacagcgTCTCTGACACAGTGACCCTCCTGCACAGGGTCCAGACCACgttcactgagcccctctatccTGGGTTTTATCTCCATGACAGTACAGTCAAACTGTGCTGA